The following DNA comes from Maylandia zebra isolate NMK-2024a linkage group LG6, Mzebra_GT3a, whole genome shotgun sequence.
TAGTGCAATCCCCTGAGTGTGGCCCATGCAATCACCAGACCTCAGTGGACATAAACTAAGTGGCTTAGCTCAAATTCTTGACATACATGATCTCATAGCCTTCTTATGCTTTCACAAAGGTGTGCAGAGCAGGGAAAGACAATTATGCAATCTACTCAAAAAGGCCTTCTTTTAGATTTCCATCTGTTCCCACCTTTCTCTGAAAGCCGGCTGGATAAACAACATCTGTATATAAAAGCCCAGACACCACGATACAAAATTGCTAATGTCAGTAATAAGAATAATACTGTTGTGAAAAAACGGTCTCATATCAACTTAGTGCACAACATTTTTTGTCTTGCTCACTGTGATGCTGCAGCAAATATCGCAGATTCTCTGTGTAACATTTTCTAACTGTGGGACGAAGTGAATGGGCATCTCACCCTTTTGCTGAGGCAGATGACGGGCCACAAACTGAAGCCCAGTGTGCAACAGCAATTCAGACAACCACACAGAAGCCACCGCACATTCACCGGGAGCGTCTTTCTCAGGCAGCTGTTCACACGATTGGTACTGGCTTTGAATTCCTCTGGTGCCACCTAAGGGAAGCACACAgtattacttttattattaacGGTGGGTCTATTCACATTTTAGCACCATTAAATGTGCATCAAGTATCTGTATTTTGTacgaaaaaaaggaaagaattaATGTAAACGCACTTGTTGAATCTGATGTAAACCCCATGTATTATAGTCCCTTCAAATGGGAGAGTTtggccagttttttttttactttaagatAAAAGGAGATTGTAGCTCATTTTAATATGATGGAactgcattattatttttatattgttagtGGGGAAATAGTAAAAGTTAAAATTATTGCTATAATATTGCACGTATAATATATTGCAAAGATAGTCCAAATcagcttttcttcttgtttattTCACATCTCTAAAACATATTTAGACACATTTATACGTGTTAGAACACAAAATAGAAAACATGCTATGTCAAAATTATGAAATTTTGTCATAGTCTGTGTTTTAATAAtccattattttctttgtttttcctgttcttTCTCTGTTCACatgttattctgtttttatttacttatttttgtttgtttgtttttatttctggtCTCTTCTTTAGTAGctgacagttttattttaaaggtcATTGTATCATGTGGACATTTACTTTTATCACCCTCCTTTTTGAGTGCTTCTGTGTCTTATTATcgcgtgtttgtttgttttttcttccaccTCTGTGCAAAGATTGTTGTTCATCTCTAAGATGACATTAAAGATCCTTTTATTTTACTGCCTAACGTTTCCTATGATGTAAACCTGTTActaataaaacctttaaaatgatTTCACTTGACACTGGGATTGAAACGGATCTGTAGTCTGTTACATGAGTGTGCCTCTTAGCAAACTCTGTACACAATCTTGCAGTCCACAGTAAGTGGTTTTAAAATCAAAGGCTTTAATTTGAAAGCAACATAATTTTTCTGTCTGACGTGTATGAATGAGCATATTTGGAGAAAGGTAAACACATATCTAGTGAAGGATCTGAAGTTTTGAACTGAATCTTTGAAAACtgtataaaactgaaaactccAAACAGGACAGAAATGTCTTATAGGATAAAAGtgatcagttaaaaaaaaccctttgtATTAACTTCTTGTGACCATTTTTACTCCGAGCCAGCAAAATACCAAAGATCATCTCACTCTATATAAATGGTCATCAAGTCTGAAATAGCATAAACATCCAGTTGCTAAGAGAAGGACATGATTTTTCTACATTAACAGGTTtgtatttgtgccaaaacaaaacTGTCCATTGTAATACTGAATTAAATTAAAGACTTCTTAAAAATTATGTGTGAAACTATGGAAAAAGcataacaaataaaacaaacaaataaaaatgcctAAATGTAGCTTCTGATTTCTTCTGCTTTATTTGGATGAACAATCACTTTTATGTTGTTACTGTATGTCTTTACTGGAACAAAGGACAAGTCCAGTTCAATTACTAGATGAGTATCACTAATGCGGTGATATCTAAGCAacattttaaaactcctttacTTGGAGGACTAATTGGCAGCtaaaatgagcttcctccagaTGGTGGCGGATGGTCTTTCTTAGTGATAGAGTGAGGAGCAGGGCCATTTGGGAGGGACTCATAGTTTACCACTATTATCACTAAATATCAAAATAAGTCAGGTGAGGTTGTTCACCCCAGTGGTTGGATGTTTGTTGGGTCACTGGTATGAATAATATGTATCTGATAAATTCTCATATGTGCAAGTAAATGGGGTATCTTCTTCACACACAAGAACTAGTCACAGTTGCAATGCTTTTTATATTATACATTAGGCGATGTTATTAGAAAACACTACACATATTtattgctatgcagatgacacccagctttaCTTATTAATAATAAGACAAAACtccaatatgaaaaaaaaatcaactagtTAAACTACAGCTGCGTCTTAAAGACATGCACAGATGCACTGATGTTTGAAAATAGGAAAAGTCTGTGTGgtaattttcatttttgtattgtattgtatctttatttatttcagacataataaaaacaaacaaaaaaaaacaatatatactcGTCTACATGTATTTTCATTTACGAATACGAATATATGtgtagatatacacacacacacgtatttgtacagacaaacaagaaagaaatataataaaataaaacacattcgtCTAACATGAGATAACAGTTGTTTGGTCTGAAAAGGAGTAGGAAGAAGTATGCACATACTTATTAACTCCTACCCCTGCTCAACATCTTATTAATCCCACATATTTATCTAAATCTCCTCATCACATACTCCACACAATACACAAGAAAACTTATATCAACAAGGCTGGCACGATGTTTATAATTTAAATACGAGTTGACATATTTATACATACAATGGGTGATTGTCTTTTTCAATATCATATCCTTCCAAGAGTAATTTTCGAAGTGTCTTTATGAACTTGCCAATTCCTGAGCATTGCTGTAATTCTGCAGTAAAGCTATTCCACAGTTTTACTCCataaatagttacgcaaaaggTTTTAACATTTGACCGTGCTTTAAGAATCCTCAGATTCAACTTACCCCTTAGTTCATAGTCTCCTTCTCTGTCATAGAACATCCTCTGTATATTTCCTGGTAACATATTGTATCTAGCTTTATACATAATTTTTGccgttttgtattttataagaTCCATAAActtcaatatttttaatttcaaaaacatGGTGTTAGTATGGTCTCTATATCCAGCTTTACTAATAATcctgattgcttttttttttaaattttacatatTGGTTGAAGTGAAGTTTTATATGTGTTTCCCCAAATTTCCGCACAGTATTCCAAATATGGCAATATGAGTGAACAGTAAAGTACCTGGAGTGATTTGGAaggcaaaaaatatttaactttacTCAGTATGGAGACACTTCTTGACAGTTTAGCTTGTACATACTTTATATGAGGTTTCCAGCAGATTTTGTTATCTATTATCACACCCAGAAATTTTGTATCCGAAACTTGCTCTAATTCGACATTATTTACTAATAACTTTGCTTCGGCATCTTTTTTATAGTTTCCGAATAACATAAATGTCGTTTTTTCcaaatttaatgataacttATTTCTATCAAACCATGTTTTCAGTTTAGTCATTTCTTGTGTGACAATTTCCAAAAGCTGCTGTAAGTTCTCTccagcacaaaaaatatttgtatcatctgcaaatagaATAAACTGTAATATATCTGATGTTCTACATATATCGTTGATATAGAGGATAAACAGCTTTGGTCCCAATACTGACCCCTGCGGAACTCCACAAACAATGTCCATACACTCTGATTGATGTTCCCCAAttttcacaaattgtttcctgTCTCTCAAATAACTCTTTACCCACTCTAACACCACTCCTCTAATGCCATAATACTCCGATTTATCGAGTAATATTTCATGATTAATTgtatcaaaagctttttttaggtCGATGAATATACTAGCTATACATTGTCTTTTATCTATATTGTTAGTGATATTTTCAATCAATTCTATTAATGCCAATGATGTTGATCTATTTGatctgaaaccatactgactatccgttattattttgtgtttatctACAAATTTGTCAAGTCGATTAATAAAAACCTTTtccagtatttttgaaaattgagaaAGTAGAGAGACAGGCCTATAATTTGTGAATTGGTGTTTAACACCATTTTTGAACAATGGTGTTactttagctattttcatttgtgTCGGGAATGTACCAGTTTGTATGGACAAATTGCAGATATGTGTTAAGGGTTTGGAAATGCCCTCTATCACTTTCTTGACTATTTCCATATCTATGTCATCAGAGTCTgtagagttttttgtttgtaattTCCCAACAATATCAATGATTTCCTTTTCTTCTACTGCCGTTAAGAACATTGAATGAGGATTGCGATCAATGAGTCTGGTTTCTTTCTCTACCGAATCTGTCATATCAGGAATTGTTTCAGCCAAGTCTGGCCCAACACTTACAAAGAATTTGTTGAAATCATTTACCACATCGCTCATATTAGTAATGTTTCTATTATTATTTGTGAAATACGAAGGATAGTCTGACTGTCCAGAGCCCTTTTTAATGATGGTATTTAATGTTTTCCAAATCCccttaatattatttttattcataatcAATAATTTCTCATAGTATTCCTTTTTACATGACCTCAAAATACtcgttaatttatttttatatttcttatatttattttcagcttctgTACTTCGGTTCATTATAAATTCTCTGTATAAGGTATTTTTCTtcttacatgcattttgcaATCCTTTTGTAATCCATGGGCATTctgcatatttttgttttttactgtatttCCTTACTGGGCAACGACTATTTTGATAACTTAAATACTTCTGTACCATCGTAGTGCCCTGACATGAGCCTGCAGCAATCCCCTGCTAACACTTTTCCTGTTTCTCAGGTAGGAGAGTTAAAGTGTCTGCTGCTGAGCTGGAAGAGTTTACAAAGCAGGCAGAGTGTCTGAACCTACAACCACCTGCTATCATGGATTCAGAAAAGGGTATGAACTTCTACTTAATATAAAAGCCTTAAAGCCACATCTGTACATGCCCTGAAGAATAAACAAAACGCAATAGTCAGTAGCAGATTACGGTTTGTCAAATAAGTTCAGTTAAACAAAGAAACTGCAGCTGAACTAAATGTTACACCTTCAGTTTAATGTTGTCATTATTTGTATACCACCATGGTTTGAACAATTGTAGATTCAGTTCTTTTATTGACCAGCACTCTGGGTTTGAAGTGACTTATAgtgtctgtgtttcttttcattccCTTTTGTTAGAACCTCCAGCTACCAAGTCCATCCCAACATCTATTATTTTTCTTCATTGGTactcccaaaaggttgattctgttcatctggatttagcgctttcagtgggagaaacgtttcgtcactcatccaagtgacttcttcagtctcagctgactgcaggtttgcatgaaactagcccactgaatgaacagcGCGGCACACAGACCCGCCGTCGTCCCCCACAGGAAACAAGCATcaaaggcgtttggaaagggagggggatgagtgcgtgcttatcagtgtaagtgtatgtgtgtgcgtgtccagagttcagctgagacagtgtccttcgctctatcaggctaagtaaacagtctgccagccaacccaggtggccttgcatgggatgggaagaatagtcatcacacagtcgttatcagggagtcgttgatcggctccagccttgggcctgagcagctggcgccgtggtgtccatatgttgaatattgttgatttctcctttATGCGAGCAGCTCTGAATTTAGCACTCTGACACTGGTCTCTCGATCTcctgttggagagccgcgagcctccccatgatggtatcaaacttctgttccgtggtgttgtcattcttttggtTCTGAGACCccacaactgcagtgatccgttcTGCGATGTGATCCAACTTTCGCTCAAGGGtgtcattttgagcaggccCCTCTCTGATGTATCCCATCATACGCTCAATGCTGTTACTTTGAGTTTTCATGGCAGccgtaagcgtctccaaggtgttaacCATGCTGCGTTCGTTGTGAGAGATCGCGCCTCGTTCCATCACTTCAATTCCAGCGGTCAGccttgggaggggggggggtttgaacagctggtttcgctctcttatttctccaataagtcagggccaagccagctccgatcagcaagaaccctgttatcatggttccgaataggtagatatcttcgacagtcccgccaggcacatgaccctccagttctgccacccgtccattgtgtatccggcagggaaagtccctccagggcactcaggctctcccgagcccagacttctcgttgagaaaagggtgtcaatagcattcagagaccagttgatcaaatccataattctctttaggttttagagaacgacagtgagagactgttcGAGGGAGAGTAATACAcacgagacaagacaaggacacaagaggctaagcagggaagataaggggaaggaggagaggagaaaaagtgcgaccgccttcgcatTGCATTAACAATATAACAGATAGCTTTGAGagggccttaagatgtttaaaCATGCAGGCACCATATTAACCTTTAttccaggtgcagttataactatttttatACACACcttgcagtttgtgcttttaaaGAGTTGAAGCTCAGTTAATTGAGGGTCAGAAGCTTCGTCTGGCACTATGTCCAGACGAGCTATTGtagcgaagccgctgctcctgcactgactgtaacgcagtcagttcttcttttactgttatgctgttttgtggtttagtagttttaaaccttgtgatctcgtggctcaagagttgggagtgcgccttgtaattggaaggtggttcgagccccggcttggacagtctcggtcgttgtgtccttgggcaagacacttcacccattgcctactggtagtggtcagagggcccggtggcgccagtgttcggcaccctcgcctctgtcagtgcgccccatgtacactcaacaaaaatataaacgcaacacctttgttactgctcccattccccatgggatggacgtagagacctaaaattcattccagatacacaatataaccatccctcccaaacagtggtcacaaatcagtccaaatgtgtggtagtgggcacatctgctatattgagataatccatcccacctcacaggtgtgccacatcaggatgctgatctgacatcatgagtagtgcacaggtgtacctcagactgcccacaacaaaaggccaccctggaatgtgcagttttgtctcacagcaaaatgccacagatgccacaagcaatgagggagcgtgcaattggcatgctgacagcaggaatgtcaaccagatctgtcgcccgtgcattgaatgttcatttctctaccataagccgtctccacaggcgtttcagagaatatggcagcacatccaaccggcctcacaaccgcagacctcgtgtaaccacaccagcccaggacctccacatccagcaggttcacctccaagatcgtctgagaccagccacccagacagctgctggaacaattggtttgcacaaccaaacaatttctgcacaaactgtcagaaaccgtctcagggacgctcaactgcatgcccgtcgtcctcatcggggtcttgacctgactccagctcgtcgccgtgacagacttgtgtgggcaaatgctcacattcgatggcgtctggcacgttggagaggtgtgcgcttcacggatgaatcatggttcacattgttcagggcagatggcagctgagaatgtcccagttcttgcatggccagcatactcaccggacatgtcacccattgagcatgttcgggatgtgcttgaccggcgtatacaacagcgtgtaccagttcccacgaatatccaacaacctcgcacagccattgaagtggagtggaccaacattccacaggccacaattgacaatctgatagactccatgcgacgatgtgttgcactgcatgaggcaaatggtggtcacaccagatactgaccggttctgggtccccagacccccaatagcgcaaaaaactgcacattccagggtggccttttgttgtgggcagtctgaggtacacctgtgcactactcatgatgtcagatcagcatcctgatgtggcacacctgtgaggtgggatggattatctcaatatagcagatgtgcccactaccacacaattggactgatttgtgaccactgtttgggagggatggttatattgtgtatctggaatgaattttaggtctctacgtccatcccatggggaatgggagcagtaacaaaggtgttgcgtttatatttttgttgagtgtagcttgccaccaccagtgtgtgaatgtgtgtgggaatgggtggatgactggatgtgtaaagcgctttagggtccttagggactagtaaagcgctatacaaatatagGCCATTactaataaacacacacacaaagtaactccaccagagtgcctatttcaggtcacttttgccggtgcAAGCctgggtaaaggagcagggttggaattgtgacattaaaaaacaataattgctaaaagaaatttaatttatagttctaaataaattctaaatgcatttaagatgtttttttttttttttactcactttatgtgtcttccacgatgttatttctctctccaacaacttaggttacaattacattagcatgaccaattatgcaaattaggcgatgacatcatttagcgacttctagcgatttttaggacagccaatagcgattttcctaaCTGAGGAGCTGGCAACActggagcactcaaagtgctttacacaacttgtgcattcacacCCAGTCGCACAAGCACATTCAACACACCCGTTCAttctccgatggatgcatcggagagtaatttggggttagtatcttgcccaaggatatttggcatgcagactgggggaagccaggaatcgaacctctaaccttccgatcagtagatgacctgctctaacATTGTTGCAACACATTTAAATAACCCCCTGACTGTACTGCCACAGAGTCAATATTTCTGTCAAGTACAATTACAACACATAAGTAAACAATTGAGCAATACTTCACCTAAACTGGGCTGAGTCTCGAATGTCCAGAACACACTTCAGAGTCTGAAGCCACACTATCAGCAGATGAGCCATGATGGAGTTTGTTCACGTTGCTGTAGCTGTGCTCGGTCTTCTGTCTCTTGGACACTCAGCTCCTGTGACAAGCTGTGAGAATCTAATCCAGCCTCTTGAAATCTACAGAAGTCAGGTCAGACTCTCTCTTACATCATTTCTcacttgtttatttgtttttttattttcgaTATGAAATGTTTGTTGTCTTATACAGCTAATACCATCTGTTTCAGCTGCTGGGCAAATGGGTACTACAAGGAGAGAGCACAAGCATACCTGGATCCAAAATTCTGGTACAGATGGTTATGGAAAATACCTGGGTGAAGATCACCGCTGCCAGTGAAGCCGATACATTTAACAAcctccaaattaaaaaaaacgtaATAAAAAGGATGTTTTTCCTGAACTGACCCTGTTTTCAAATAATATTAATGTAAAAATCTCAATAATTGTATTTTCTAAAAGGATGGGCAAGTGCTTCACACGGAAAACCAACATGACTTTGGTTAACAACACTCTCACTGTGGGTGAGTATTACTGAGGGAACAAACATTTGATTTAGACTTTGTGCCTAGCATTGCCATAACACTTTCAGTATATATCGATTGGTGTGTATTTGCACACTGCAGCTTTACCCTTACCAATGCTAAAAGAATATGAAGTATGGCCATCATCTGTCATCTGTCCACAGAGCTCCCTTTCCAATATTCTGCTGTCCTGCTGAATACTGGCTGCCCTGACTGCCTTGTTATCTTCGCAAATAACACCGTTGGAAGAACCACAGTTAAAGATCTCCAGCTCCTGAGTAAGAACAATGACACACCTAAATAATGTAATGTCAAAGTACttattttaagtattttttatgAGACGCCGGCCACtaatttccaaaataaaacaatgacTAATAATTGAACAGTGGTTTCCACTGTTCTACAGCTTAATAAATCGGAACACTGCCCTTTGAAATACCAGTTACAAATAACACTTGCCAGTTAAAGGCATATTTagaaatatttctttaaaaaaaaaaaaaaaaaaaaaaaaaaaaaaaagaataaaacatctaaaaacatGCAGTGCTGTGAGAATGTATTTGCACCCTTCCTGGTTTCTCTCTATTTTACATATTAGTCACACTTAGatatttcagatcatcaaatacAATTTTAGATTAGACAAAAATAACCCAAGCAAATAGAAAACACAGTTCTTAAAGGAATATTTCCTTTACATGGCACTGTGTGAAAAGGAAATTGTCCCTAAACCTAATAATTGGTTATCAAGAACTGaaatcaagcatttgcaatcattagcaatgagtctttcacatcgcTGTGGAAGAATTTTTCAAAACTCTACTATGTAGAGTCCGTTCAATTCAGCCGCACTGGATTGGATTTTCAAGCATGAACAGATTTTGaaagccattcagaggtggcCTTGCTCATGGCCACAAATTCTCCTTCAATATCATGGTTCCTTCAATTGCAGCAAGTGGTCCAGGTCCTGAAATAGCAGCAGCagttgtttctttgtgttttaatcTCTTTACTTACTTGGTGCCGTGCTAAcactttttctgtctctcaggTAGGAGAACTAAAGTGTCTGCTGCTGAGCTGGAAGAGTTTACAAAGCAGGCAGAGTGTCTGAACCTACAACCACCTGCTATCATGGACTTAGAAAAGGGTATGAACTTCTACTTAATATGAAAGTCTTAAAGCCACGTCTGTATGTGccctgaaaaataaacaaaacacaatagacAGTAGCAGATTACAATTTTTCAAATGAGTTCAGTTACACAAAGAAACTGCAGCTGAACTAAATGTTACACCTTCAGTTTAATGTTGTCATTATTTGTATACCACCATGGTTTGAACAACTGTAGATTCAATTAATTTCTCCTCTCATAAATTAAAGGCATTCACAAATGTCATCTTCACAGGTTTGTGCCCAGATCCATCTCTTACCCCAGAAACAAATTTCACTGATGTAACCACACACACCATAAGCTCTGATGAGCTCAGCCTTCTAGAAGAACTTCTCAGTAGTGAAGATGGAGTGAAGACCCTTTTCGATATGATCCAAAGAAGTATGGCTTCAGTCAAGCAAGACTGACGGCTATGCCTGTGAAGAATATTGCCACTTAAAATAAAGATGCGTGACTGTTTTTTCCTCTGTGGCAATTTGTTCTATGTCATCAGTGTAATTTAGATTTAGTTTCATTGAACTGACATAAAAATGACAATGTGAACCTGCTTTAAGAAGAAAAGATTACTTAGTTTTGTCACTTTAATGCACCATGTACTAAAAACAATCAACAAACCATGATAAAGTTTGTTCATGTTGCTCCGGTTGGGCTCAGTCTGCTGATGGTTGGACAAAGCATTATGGACACTGTAAAACTATAAAGTCCAGCTCTTGTGACTACTAATCATCTTGTTTGATCCTttttacactcaacaaaaatataaacgcaacacctttgttactgctcccattccccatgggatggacgtagagacctaaaattcattccagatacacaatataaccatccctcccaaacagtggtcacaaatcagtccaaatgtgtggtagtgggcacatctgctatattgagataatccatcccacctcacaggtgtgccacatcaggatgctgatctgacatcatgagtagtgcacaggtgtacctcaaaCTGCCCACAACAagaggccaccctggaatgtgcagttttttgcactattgggggtctggggacccagaaccggtcagtatctggtgtgaccaccatttgcctcatgcagtgcaacacatcgtcgcatggagtctatcagattgtcaattgtggcctgtggaatgttggtccactccacttcaatggctgtgcgaggttgttggatattcgtgggaactggtacacgctgttgtatacgccggtcaagcacatcccgaacatgctcaatgggtgacatgtccggtgagtatgctggccatgcaagaactgggacattctc
Coding sequences within:
- the LOC112435047 gene encoding uncharacterized protein LOC112435047, whose translation is MGKCFTRKTNMTLVNNTLTVELPFQYSAVLLNTGCPDCLVIFANNTVGRTTVKDLQLLSRRTKVSAAELEEFTKQAECLNLQPPAIMDLEKGLCPDPSLTPETNFTDVTTHTISSDELSLLEELLSSEDGVKTLFDMIQRSMASVKQD